The nucleotide sequence CTTGGGCGTGGCGCACATGCGCGCGGCGGCCGATGTGTACCGCGAGGCCAAGAGCGTGATTGCGTGCTGGGGCATGGGCATTACCCAGCACCAGAATTCGGTGGCCACGATTCAGATGATTACCAACTTGCTATTGATGCGTGGAAACATCGGCCGTGCGGGTGCTGGCTTGTGCCCTGTGCGCGGTCACAGCAATGTGCAGGGCGACCGCACCATGGGTATTTGGGAAGTTCCGCCGGTCGCGCTATTGGATAGTCTGAAAAGGGTATTCGACTTTGAGCCACCGCGTGCGCAGGGTTTCAACACGGTGGAGTCGATTCAGGCCATGTTGGATGGGCGGGGCAAAGTTTTTTTCGCGCTGGGTGGAAATTTTGCAGCGGCAACGCCAGACACCGTGCAGACGTGGAAGGCGCTGCGCAACTGCGACTTGACGGTGCATGTGACCACCAAGCTCAATCGCAGCCATATCGTGCACGGCAAAGAGGCCTTGATTCTTCCCTGCCTAGGGCGAACCGAAATCGACATGCAAGCCTGTGGCCCGCAAGGCGTGACGGTGGAGGATTCCATGAGCATGGTGCACCTGTCGATGGGCATCAATCCGCCGGCATCCGCCATGCTGCTGTCGGAGCCTGCAATCGTGGCCCGGCTCGCTGCGGCCACGCTGGCGGGGCGCAGCAAAACGCCGTGGTTGTGGATGGTGGAAGACTACCAACGCATACGCGACAAGATCGAGGCGGTTTTCCCTGACTTCAAAGACTTCAATGCGCGTATTCGGGTGCCCGGGGGCTTTCGCTTGCGCAATACCGCGAGCGAGCGCGTGTGGGCCACGCCATCGCAAAAGGCAGTGTTCAAGACGCATGCAGTCCCTACGGATACACCGCTGCGGCGGGCCAGGGCGCGCAAAGGCGATGCCATCGTATTTGCGCTGATGACCACACGCTCCCACGACCAGTACAACACCACCATTTATGGAAATGACGACAGGTACCGCGGTGTGTACGGGCAGCGCCGGGTGGTGATGGCCAATGCGCAAGACATCCGGGCCCTGGGATTCAAGAGCGGGGATTGGATTGACTTTCAGACCGTGTGGGACGATGGCCAAGAGCGCACTGCCCGTGGTTTCAAGTTAGTCGAATACAACATCCCACGCGGATGCGTGGCCGCCTACTACCCCGAGACCAATCCGTTGGTGCCCCTGTCTGCAGTGGCGGCTAATGCAGGCACCCCGACTTCCAAGTGCATTCCGGTGCTCATGCTTCCGCATAAGTCGCCAGTGGCGATGGGCGTATGAGTGTTGACCTTGCCCACACCCTGCTGTTGGAGTTAGCGCAGCAGCAAGCGCCTGTTTCTGTTCCACGGCTGGGCAAGCGCTTTGGGCAGGGCGCAAGCAGCATCATGCGCACGCTCACGCTGCTGGGCGATGCAACGCTGGGCACCCAGGCGGGTCCTGGCTGGGTGCGGCTAGAACTCCAAGACGAGCGTTGGATGGCCTCACTCACTGAAGCGGGGCGCGCCCATGTCGCACAGTTCGAGCACGGGTGAGCCATGGGCGCACACCTTGCCGGCGGCTGTGTCCGCCCGCAGCGTTGTGCGCGTGCCCCAAGGGCTGGTGCAGACCGATACGCTGGCCGCCGAACTGCCGGTGGCCTTGGTCTTTAACGGAATATCGCACGCGGTCATGATGGCCACACCGCAGGACTTGGAGGCCTTCGCGCTGGGCTTTGCGCTGAGCGAAGGGATTTTGGACTCGCCCAGCCAATGCTTTGGCATGGAGGTGCTGCGATCAGAGAGTTGTGGCCAGCCTGCGGTGGAAGTGCACCTAGAGATCGCCGCTGCCTGCTTTGTGCGCTTGAAAGCACAGCGTCGCAGCATGGCCGGGCGCACCGGCTGCGGGGTGTGCGGGCTGGACAGCTTGCAGGCATTGGATTTGAGTCCTCCGGCCATGCCTGACCAGCCTTGGGCGCGCCGTGTGCAGCCGCAGGAAATTTTTGACGCCATTCGTGCCATGTTGCCCTTGCAGCAACTCAATGCCCTGTGTGGTTCGCTACACGCCGCTGCATGGGTGGGTGCTGACGGGCAGTTGGCCCTGGTGATGGAAGACGTAGGCCGCCACAATGCCTTGGACAAGGTGCTGGGAGCCTTGGCCCAGCAGGGCCGCCCGTATGAGTCGGGTTGGATGCTGATGAGCAGTCGCGCCAGCCATGAGCTGGTGCGCAAGTGTGTGCGCTTGCGGGTGCCTATGCTGGCCACCATTTCGGCCCCCACGGATTTGGCCGTGGCCATGGCGCAGCGCGCTGGTTTGCACTTGTGGGGTTTGTGCCGCGCGCCGCGTGCGGTGCTGTACACCCCGGCGCAAGACCCGACAGCGCCGTAGCGCGTTGGCGGCGGTGCGCGACCGCCGCAATGTGCTCGCCTAAAAGCCCCAAACTTGCGCCGTACAAGCCCCGTTGCCCTGCACCTGTTTGCCGCAAGGGTGCTAAGGTAGCGACATGAACCTCTCTTTCTGGCGCCTTGGCTGGCGCACTCTTTGGCGCGATCTGCGCTCCGGTGATCTGCGTTTGGTCATTGTGGCGGTCACCCTCGCGGTGTCTGCCGTCACGGCGGTAGGGTTTTTTGCCGATCGACTCAAAGGCGGCTTAGAGCGCGATGCGCGGCAACTCTTGGGCGGCGACGCGGTGGTGTCCAGTGATAACCCCACTCCCGCAGATTTGGTAGACAAGGCCAAGGCCTTGGGGCTGGACATGGTGCAGACCCAAACCTTCCCTACCATGGCGCGGGCGAGCGACAGCCAAGGTGGCGCAGCCAAGTTGGTGGGCCTGAAAGTGGTGGAAGCCGGCTACCCCTTGCGCGGCAATTTGCGCATTGCGTCTAAAGACGGCCAAGCCGATGCGCCCACGCGGGAAATTCCAGCGCCCGGGCAGGCCTGGGTGGACGCGCCACTGTTGGATGCCTTGGGTTTGAAAGTTGGCGACACCTTGCTTTTGGGGGACAGCCAGTTGGTGATTGGGGCGGTCATCGTCATTGAGCCTGACCGAGGGGCTGGGTTCATGAACTTTGCACCCCGTGTGATGATTCAAAAGGGCGATTTGGCTGCCACCAAACTGGTGCAGCCCGCCAGTCGGATTACGTACCGGATGGCGGTTGCAGGGGCGGATTTGCCGGTTAAGGAGTACGTGCGTTGGGCGGACGCTCGGCTCAAGGCGGATGTGGCGCAAGCTGAGCGGGTGCTGCGTGGGGTGCGGGTGGAGTCGCTACAAAGCGGGCGCCCAGAGATGAGCCAAACCCTGGATCGCGCCAACAAGTTCTTGAGCCTGGTGGCCTTGCTAGCCGCCTTGTTAAGTGCGGTGGCTGTGGCGCTGGCTGCTAGGGCGTTTGCCGCCAGCCATTTGGACGATTGCGCTATGTTGCGGGTACTGGGCTTGAGCCAGCGCACCATTGCGGCGAGTTATGCCTACGAATTTGCCTTGGTCGGTGTGGTGGCCAGTGCGATGGGCGTCGCCATTGGCTATGGCGTGCACTACCTCTTTGTCATGTTGCTGGCGGGCTTGGTGGATGCGGCGCTCCCCGCGGCTACGCTCTGGCCTGCGCTATTGGGAATGGGCATGGGCTTGACCCTACTCTTTGCCTTTGGCTTGCCACCGGTGCTGCAGCTGGCCCAAGTGCCGCCCTTGCGTGTGATTCGCCGGGATGTGGGCAACCTGCGCCCCGCGTCAGCAGGCGTGTTGGCCTTGGGGGTGCTGGGCTTTGCGGCCTTGCTATTGGCCGTTAGCAGTGATTTGACCTTGGGCTTGATTGCGGTGGGGGGCTTTGCCGTGGCGGTGCTGGTGTTTGCTGGCTTGAGTTGGTGTGCGGTGAAGCTGTTGCGGCGCAGCGTGAATGAGTCCACGGCCCCCCGCTGGTTGGTACTGGCCACCCGCCAGATGTCGGCGCGGCCCGCCTACACCGTGGTGCAGGTGAGTGCCTTGTCGGTGGGGCTTTTGGCTTTGGTGCTGCTGGTGCTGCTGCGCACGGATTTGATCAGCAGCTGGCGCAAGGCCACCCCGCCGGATGCGCCCAACCGCTTCGTCATTAACGTGATGCCTGAGCAGTCGGACGCTTTTCAAAAAGCCTTGAACGGTGCGGGTGTGAGCAAGTTTGATTGGTACCCCATGATTCGGGGGCGCTTGATTGCGGTCAACGGCCAAAACGTCAATCCGGACAGCTACAGCGATGACCGCGCCAAACGCCTGATTGACCGCGAGTTCAACCTCTCGCACAGTGCGGCCAAGCCCGCCAACAACGACATCATCGCCGGTCGCTGGGCGGAGGAAGAGGAGGGTGCCGTCAGTGTGGAGGAAGGCATTGCGAAGACCCTTAACCTCAAGTTGGGCGACAGTGTTCGCTTTGACATAGGGGGCATGCAAACCGAGTCCAAGATTACCTCCCTGCGCAAGGTGGACTGGGGCTCTATGCGTGCCAACTTCTTTGTGATGTACCCGGTGTCTGTCCTCAAGGACGTGCCTAGTACCTATATGGGGGCGTTTAAGGCGCCAGAGCTTGCGGGTTTTGACAATGCCTTGGTGCGCCAGTTCCCCAACATCACCAATGTAGATATGAGCAGCACCATCAACCAAATACAGCGTGTGCTGGACCAGGTGATCCGTGCGGTGGAGTTCTTGTTTGGATTCACCTTGGCTGCAGGGCTTGTGGTTTTGTTTGCTGCGGTCACTGCTACCCGCGAAGACCGTGCCCGGGAGTTTGCCATCATGCGTGCGGTGGGCGCGCAAAACAGCCTGTTGCGGCAGGTTCAGCGGGCCGAGTTAGCCGGCGTTGGGCTGCTTGCGGGGGGTCTCGCTTCGCTGGTTGCCAGTGTGGTGGGTTGGGCCTTGGCACATTACGTGTTCGAGTTTGAGTGGGTGGTGTCCTTGTGGGTGCCCCTGCTGGGCGCGATAGCTGGTGCTGTGCTGGCTTTGGCTGCAGGTTGGTGGGGCCTGCGCGATGTGCTGCGCCGCCCCGTGGTTGAAACCCTGCGCCGGGCATCGAGTTAAGGTACCCGCATGACACGCAGGGGCACACTTCGGTATTGCGGTATTGCGGTATTGCGTTTAAGCGCCCTGCCCAATTCCAGCTTGCCATAAGCTGATGCACGCGCAGCGGCGCAGACATCGCAGGCCGTGCGCGAACTGGACTTGCCCACCCCCCATAATGGCGCGTCTATTTGCCATTACCCATGTTCCATGTTCAATAAGCTGTTTCGCAAGTCAGTCTCTGACGACACCCGCACCCACTTAAGTGCCGTGGAGCGGCAAGCAGCGGGCGGCTTTCCCACCTTGACCATGGCGGCGGAATTACTGGCTGCGCCTTCGGCCATGATGCAGCTGGACTTGAAGGAAGCGCGTGTCGTAGTGCGCTATATGCGCCCCCAGCAAAT is from Rhodoferax aquaticus and encodes:
- the fdhD gene encoding formate dehydrogenase accessory sulfurtransferase FdhD codes for the protein MSHSSSTGEPWAHTLPAAVSARSVVRVPQGLVQTDTLAAELPVALVFNGISHAVMMATPQDLEAFALGFALSEGILDSPSQCFGMEVLRSESCGQPAVEVHLEIAAACFVRLKAQRRSMAGRTGCGVCGLDSLQALDLSPPAMPDQPWARRVQPQEIFDAIRAMLPLQQLNALCGSLHAAAWVGADGQLALVMEDVGRHNALDKVLGALAQQGRPYESGWMLMSSRASHELVRKCVRLRVPMLATISAPTDLAVAMAQRAGLHLWGLCRAPRAVLYTPAQDPTAP
- a CDS encoding FdhF/YdeP family oxidoreductase gives rise to the protein MTEQKIEEYKGPAGGWGALRSVGKALLKQEIPILGAKTLLSANQPDGFDCPGCAWPDRNHASTFEFCENGAKAVAAEATARRVTAEFFAGQTVTALAAHSDFYLEDQGRLTEPMVYDAATDHYKAITWDDAFALIAKHLNGLPDPNQAIFYTSGRASNEAAFLYQLFVREYGTNNFPDCSNMCHEPSGSGMRESVGVGKGTVTLQDFEQADAIFVFGQNPGTNHPRMLGELRQAAKRGARIVSVNPLRERGLERFADPQNKLEMATGGGTAISTHYFQLDIGGDFAFVKGMMKHLVELQDQGLDVLDTTFISEHTLGFDALLNDLRAESWSLLEAESGLGVAHMRAAADVYREAKSVIACWGMGITQHQNSVATIQMITNLLLMRGNIGRAGAGLCPVRGHSNVQGDRTMGIWEVPPVALLDSLKRVFDFEPPRAQGFNTVESIQAMLDGRGKVFFALGGNFAAATPDTVQTWKALRNCDLTVHVTTKLNRSHIVHGKEALILPCLGRTEIDMQACGPQGVTVEDSMSMVHLSMGINPPASAMLLSEPAIVARLAAATLAGRSKTPWLWMVEDYQRIRDKIEAVFPDFKDFNARIRVPGGFRLRNTASERVWATPSQKAVFKTHAVPTDTPLRRARARKGDAIVFALMTTRSHDQYNTTIYGNDDRYRGVYGQRRVVMANAQDIRALGFKSGDWIDFQTVWDDGQERTARGFKLVEYNIPRGCVAAYYPETNPLVPLSAVAANAGTPTSKCIPVLMLPHKSPVAMGV
- a CDS encoding ABC transporter permease, giving the protein MNLSFWRLGWRTLWRDLRSGDLRLVIVAVTLAVSAVTAVGFFADRLKGGLERDARQLLGGDAVVSSDNPTPADLVDKAKALGLDMVQTQTFPTMARASDSQGGAAKLVGLKVVEAGYPLRGNLRIASKDGQADAPTREIPAPGQAWVDAPLLDALGLKVGDTLLLGDSQLVIGAVIVIEPDRGAGFMNFAPRVMIQKGDLAATKLVQPASRITYRMAVAGADLPVKEYVRWADARLKADVAQAERVLRGVRVESLQSGRPEMSQTLDRANKFLSLVALLAALLSAVAVALAARAFAASHLDDCAMLRVLGLSQRTIAASYAYEFALVGVVASAMGVAIGYGVHYLFVMLLAGLVDAALPAATLWPALLGMGMGLTLLFAFGLPPVLQLAQVPPLRVIRRDVGNLRPASAGVLALGVLGFAALLLAVSSDLTLGLIAVGGFAVAVLVFAGLSWCAVKLLRRSVNESTAPRWLVLATRQMSARPAYTVVQVSALSVGLLALVLLVLLRTDLISSWRKATPPDAPNRFVINVMPEQSDAFQKALNGAGVSKFDWYPMIRGRLIAVNGQNVNPDSYSDDRAKRLIDREFNLSHSAAKPANNDIIAGRWAEEEEGAVSVEEGIAKTLNLKLGDSVRFDIGGMQTESKITSLRKVDWGSMRANFFVMYPVSVLKDVPSTYMGAFKAPELAGFDNALVRQFPNITNVDMSSTINQIQRVLDQVIRAVEFLFGFTLAAGLVVLFAAVTATREDRAREFAIMRAVGAQNSLLRQVQRAELAGVGLLAGGLASLVASVVGWALAHYVFEFEWVVSLWVPLLGAIAGAVLALAAGWWGLRDVLRRPVVETLRRASS